CAGTTTATGTGCAGGTGTGTATGAAAGAGAGAGCTTGTGTGTATCAAGTATGAGAAATATTTTTGCTTCACATGACCAATTTGGCCAAACTAATTTGAGTCATTCACATTCAAATGAGCAAGTAAGAAAATACACTGTGTGAACTTTGAACTTGAACTCCCCTATGTTGACTCCATGCTGCGTCTGATTTCTAGATCagaaggaagaaggaaggaaggaagcggCCGTCCCTACAACACCCTGTTACCAGAGACCATGGACACCTCCATTCGAAATTGTGCACAATGTACGTTTACTGCATTGGCTCACTTATGTATGCAATGACCTTATTAACCTAGTTTCCAGATTGTAGTTTAGTTTGAGGCGACTTAAACCGAACTGAAACCAGGAGCTCCTCAAACATCAGGATATAACATCCTACTGGCAGAGACAAGGCAGCTAGTTTGGCTAAAAGGCTGAACTCAGTGCTGTCAGATAATTCCAATTGAACAGTGTCACATTCTGATACTTTTTTTCTGATTAGGAGGGTCTTTGGGTTCAGCCCACTGGGTGCACATTCATTAGCGACTCTTAAAAATAAAGGCCAACCTGTTTTATACTTTAATTAAACCATTAAGACTACATACCAAGTTCACTTCCAGCAATTTGTAGTTCGGTGAGACATTCATGTGAACCCTACTTTAAGTGGGCTCCGCAATCTACACAAGTTTAATTAACCATCAATTTAACAGCCATAGCTGGTAAtgtaatgaaaaaaaacccaagtcCAATTAAAGATTGTTTTCCAGTTATTTCAGGTGTCATTTTGGCAGTACGAAAAGGCATATCACCTGTGCTTACTTACTAACTTGTATTTAGTGACTATGATTGTATATATCAACAACAGACCCAATTGTCTAAATGCCTGACATATAAAACTGTTACCAACAGCTTCACAACATACTGCCACATCTATTTCAAAATATTATGGACACTAATAAATATTGAAATTTAGTTTTAAATCCTCAGTTAAATTTACAATCCCAGATTGCCATTTCCTTGCTTTTGATTATTGCAAATGTAAGTTACATATAATTAGTTGCTCTCCAACCCTGAATATGAAGTGGTTTTTCTTGTTTTCAGAGTACACCTACACAGTGGAGAACTGATGGCAATGATGACACATACAATTATAAACCTACATAAAATCATGCCACATACGCAACAGCGCAAAACTTGTTTAAGAGAATTTCAGACTGTTCCCACGAGTGGGCAGAACTTTCCGTTAAACACATAGTTTTGCATAATACACCTGCATCCACTGACATACATTAGATCATTGCCACAGGGCACATTTGTAACATTCTCATGTTTATACTAAGAAAGCTTCCTGTAAGGGCAGTTCGAATGGAGGCTGGGTTTTATAAAATGTTTCCGTTTTCTGTAGTGGGTTCAAGTAAGGCTCAGTACTCTTCTCTCTGACGGGCAGCTTTGCACTGCCCACCCAATCACACTTCCACACCTGTCACTTCACCTGTAATGAGACCTATCAGCTGTCCATCTGTCCTGCTCGCGCCGCCGCCGTCTGCCACAGAATATGTGCTTCAGCTTATTATCTACAAACCGCCCCAATGCGTTCACACCAGTGGATAGAGAGAACAGAAATAAAGAGATCTGAAGACTGAAACAGAAATCGTCTTGAGGAACATCGTTGGTAATATCAACCTAGTTATAAGAAATCCAAAGCAAagtaaatatagttttataaacTCATCCCAGtaatattattttgtatttgtgtctgtttttgtctgcgtTTGCGAAAAAGCAGCATCTGTCTGGCCACGTTTTCTCAGAAATAACATAAACGTGCAAAATCCACAGCAccacaacgcacacacacacacactcacacacactagaAAACTAATCTTCTCTGCTttgtacagaaaaaaagaaagtcaaaaatgAAGCAGAAAAGATCACTCAAAAGAAATAATCAAATACAggcaaaattcaagatcaaataaaaaataaaaccacttattaaatatatatatatatatatgtatatatcaatTTCCAAATTAAATTTGTGATCACTTGCTGCACACTGCTAAAATTAAATGAGCTTTATTTCTCAAAACACCTCATatcattccataaaaaaaaaagaaaagaaaaaagaaacatacgCGGGCAAGCCCAACATTCCACTAGTTGAACCAGATCTGTTTCTCTCCACAACATGAATCAAGATCAAGATTATCTACCATCAAGTTAATTAGTTTATTTTTCAAACCAGCCATAGCAAaagataaataatagtaataacagcaataatattgGTCAGGTTAATAACATCAACACCGAGAACAGAAAAAGAGACTGATGTGATTCTTCCCCAAAAGATAGCACAAGAAAGTGGAAAATTAAAGTGAGTGTGCACCACAATGGAAAGCCATCCAACATTTTATCAGTGACACAGCATCAAAACGGCTGAGCTCGCCACACTCACTGAAGAGATAATGCAAACAAGAAACAACTGGTGGAACGAAACTGAGGAGTCAGACTAATAAGCTCTGCTGGTTGGTAGAAATCACTTAAATTAATCTGAATGAGGCCTTTCATTGTTGGGTGCAACTAAATGGGAATTATGGATTGCGTGAATGAAAAAAGTAACAGATAAAACCAGAGAGGGAAAGAatcagagagaaagaaaagaaacaaagttCTCTGGAAGCCACAAACTGCAGCTGTTGACAAATTCCTCGGGGCCTGCACTGAgagcagtgtgtttgtgtgacgtgtttgtactttcctttctGCCTGTTTCAGTTTGTTGAAATTTTGACAAATGTAATTTCCGTCAATAACTTTTCAAATGTTCTACTTTTTTTTGCCAAAGAAGCTGAACCTCTTTTCGCGATCCTTCTCTTTGCCCTCTTTGTTGCGCATGGTAACACCTCCAGCATCACCTGAGCTGGGGGAGATGGGAGGCATCGTCATGGCACGACTGAGGGCCCGTGGGGCCCCCGGGGAGTCACTTGACCCTGCTGGAATGGAGATGTGGATGGAGCGGATCCAGGAGTTCATCTCCGCCTATAGACCAAAAGACAGAAGGCATTACACTTCCTCAGAAGACACACAATCACAGTGcattaaatatttttatgttaatTAAATGATGTATATATTAATAAACTATTGTTGTCCATCTGAACCTCACCTCATCCTTTGCTTGGAATAGGTACTCTTTTCCATCTCCTAGCCTGTAGAAAGTGTTGAAAAGGTCAATCACAGGTTTGGGATAAGCTCTAACAACTAATTACCAATGATTTACCATAACGTTGCCACGATATCTCATTTTTCATTGATTACAATTAAACCACCAACAGTGCTTGACAAACATAAatcttttgtctgtgttttttttttcactcacctGAGCTTGAATACATGTTTCCTCTTCTTGTAGTCATGTGCTACCTCACACACTGCCTCTCCGAGGCTTATGGGTACCTCTCCATGGTATGGAATGCCATTGCTAGCGCTCTTGTTATCTTTGTAGAAACCAAGACTTCCTTTCCTTAGGACACAGTACACATTCTGCCAGGACCTAAAGCAATACAGAAATAGTATTCAGATCCAAACTATATCATTTTTTATCTCAATTATGATCCTGCTTACATCAAGATGTGCTTTAGCACAACATGCCTCTATATCCCAGTGTAACTTTCTAAGAAAGACAGATCATAAGTTTCATCAGATATAACAATAACATAGAGATATGAGCATATTTTAGTTTAATCTATTAAAAAAACCTCCAGATCAGACAATTTTGATAGATGTTTTTCACATATTGTCAATGTCCATCGTTTAAAATGGTTAAAGTTTTTGGACTTTAAAATTGACTCATATTTTGTTTTAGGCCTCTTTTGTTGTATGTGTAGTAATTTAAGGGAGCCTTTGATCAGTTTGTGTGGTATAGAATATGGAGGCAGCAGTATACTGTTTAATACTGATGGTGTGCTGTGGTATGAAAGTTACCCTGCCGTTTACATTTGTTTATCTACAGTACTGGACAGATAGTCTAAGCTCATCTCCTTTCCTCTTTAACTGCTTTCCACTCATCAGCTTGCACAACAACCACATCTACCTATTTCCTTTGATCAAGCATGGGGTTGTAAaacttatttttctcatttacttattttttcaagAAGTGTTTTCTTTTCCTTATGTGACAGCTGTAACACTCCTACTGACCTGGTAGCTGCTTTTTTGCTGTGGGACTCCATCTCTTGTTTTCGACATAGCATGCCCTCCATGGTTTCTGGCTCAGACTCTGCTCCACCCCTGCTCGGTAACGTGGCAGACGGTTCAAGACGAGATGATGCCAACCCACTGTCTCTACCTGGTCCATTCACCGAGTCAGACTCAGAGCCCTGTGGTTTAAAGGTCAAGATGAATGGTGATGGGGAGGTAGAAAAACATGGCTGGAAGTAAGCACTGAGAAGTGAAGCGGCCATTCACAGCCATATATGAAAAGCCATGATGACGCTCGCTTAGAAGACACTATGATTATATGAATGTAACTGGGATGTGTACAGAATGTCCCACGTACAGAtatgacaaacaaataaaacaacaatacagACGAGAAACAGTCATGCCACAGATGTATGGAAGGAACCTCATGTAAGATAAGCTATGAATAAATGCACATAACTCAATTCTCCACGTATACCAtgtaatatacacaaaaatagttttaaaaaatcattttaactaCTACTGAACgcaaacaactgaaaaaacagCTTTCAAAACACAAACAAGACATATCTATATAATCTAAGTGCACATTAACTATGTGaaacattatttgaacagtaacaacacaataaccagCTAAGGACAAGTCAGTGTTTGTCTTCTCTTCAAAATACTATTTCTACAAAATGACACAGAAGGGGTACATACAGGGAACATCTTCAACAAGCTACACACAAATTATCTCAAAATTACAAATACCACCATCACAACAATGCTTGACATTTATAGTCACTCCTATCCTGGTTCATGTGAGCACATATACAACAGCAGACATGAGATCCATGAAGACAATCTGTTCATGAATCTGTGTCATGCCTTAAGACAGGTATGGGACTTATTAATGAAACTGCATGAAGACATAAAGCAATGGGTGCATCTGTGACACAGAGTGATGGCTTCTCCATAGACGAAATAAAGCGCTGCAGTTGACCAGGATCTGAGCAGAGGCTGTGAAGGGGTTTGGGGAAGCTACAAAGCTGACCATGGCTTGGTACTCACACGCTCCGGCTGCTTTGGCTTACACACACGTTTAGGCTCTGATTTCTTTCCCACTGACAACGATAGCGATAATGATTGCTGGTAAAAACGCAACAGGAAATTGTTAAGGAGTCTTTGTCTCAGTCAGAAACATCAACTAATCAACTGTGTGGGTTGAAATATAAAGCTGATGAAGTTAAATTAATACAGAAACCCCTTTAACTTGTAATTTCTGCAGAAGCAGCTTGTGTCTCCACTGATAAATATGAAATCACCACATCTTTTAGAATCTGGGGATTTACTGGAATCCAATGCTGTGAAATGTATTTTATCATGTTCAGATGCCAACCCCTTCCTCATACAATAataccaaacaaaacaaacaaataaaaccaatAAGATCTGCAAGTCATGCAACCAGCAAATAATTTTTGAAAATCACAACCACAATCTTAATCAGCAATATAAATAAGAATGTTTTAGCTCGGCAGCCCAGGGATATCACTGATctttctgagggaaaaaaatgtcTCTACATGACAAACACATTCTCCGACTATTAGAAAAATATGATGTGATACTTTGACTGTATGTTACCAAAAATACCCAATTATGATTGAGGGGAACTCATCGCAGTCATCTGTGACTCAGAAATAATTAAGATAATGTTAAGACAAATGACATGTTTCTGTCAACTGGATAACACCAATTCACTTTCACattgtaacaaaataaaaaatgatgacATTAGTGAGTGGAGAAGAGACGGAGACACACACTTATATAATATTACACCCTGTTCTATACATGACATACTTCCAGGTTAAACAGAGACAACTGAGACACTAAAATCAAAATTCATCTTATAAATCCAGGACTTAAGATATGTAATGACATGGACAGACAACATGTATATGACATTACATGACTTTCCTTCTAAATAAATATTCTGAATTTCTCTGCTGCACCATCTCACCTGAGATGTGTCATTGTCACTGTGTACTCCGTTCACAGACACTGACTGATTGAGTGTGGTCTGGTCCAGACTTGTCCTGCATTTCAGATTGATAGAAGCACATCAGAAAGAAATCCATTTTCTAATTTATTGTGCACACGAACATGGTTGCGTTTCACCAAGTGCAACTTTTGTGTGGTTTACCTGGCTGCAGAATCATGTATCTGACTTTCTGTTTCAGATTGTGCCACTTCCTCTGCTGGGGGTGGTGTAGGTGGTCGTCTtgccctctcctcttcctctagCCTTCTCTGAATCTCATTCTCCTCAAGCTGAAAAATGGTAATTAATGTCAGTAATGTTATCTAAACTTGACAccttgtcactgaaaaaaatcacttcaacaTAAGAGTGGTAAACATTCAGCAGATGCAGCTTTCCTCGACAGAATGATGAAGTTATCTGTCTACTTACTGTAGTGAGTTTCTCTAACAGCACAAAGCGCTCCTCCCACGCTGCAGCAAGCTTCTCAAATGCTTCATGGCGCTTAATTAAGCTCTCCACCTCATCCACATTTGAGCCAAGTTCTGCTGCTCGCACCAGAGGTTCCTGCCCTGCCAGCCATGACTCTGCCACATAGGCATCACGTCCAAACTGCAACACCTCCAGCACTGAAATCCAAGAAgaaaacagacaggatcaaaaataGAAGATCAACATAATCCACAGTATTACAACAAGCGATTAAAGTTGTCtttgtggtgtgtttttgttCCGTACCAACAAAAACAGCCCATACTGTATTGCCACTATTGTGTTGCACTCTGCCTAAAAGTTTCCATACACAGAGTTAAAAAGAGGCTCAGCACGCATACCAATTTGTAAATGGTCCATCTTGTCCTGCCACTTTTTGTTGATCTTGTCTCTCTTTTCCTGAAGTTGAGCTAGTTTCTCCCTTATCTGTGAATCAAGAATATATCACATTAAAACACTCGTATAAAGTAATAAGCTATGAAATATCTAGAAGGATGGGTGCAGTTTTTTTGGAAATATGCAttagaacatttgcagatagaaAAAATACCTCATCAGCTGCATAGTGATTATTGTTGATGAGAGTGTTTCCCATCTCAATACAGGCAGTGAAGCTATCTGCTCTTGTCTCAATCTCGGACTTGATGTCCTGATGATTGGCAATAACCAATCCTGCAGAAGACACATCCCTGAAAAAGCAGAAATGAGAAAAGGTAcgatttaaaaaaatactttGACTGTATCAGCGTCAACATAAAGATTTTAAAGTACTGAGCAAAATGCCACACACCTTGGGCTATCATGGGCATCAATCTGCAGGTTGACGCCATCCATCCAGAGCATGAGGTCTCGTACCATGTTGAAGAAGCGGAACTTCTCCACAGTGTCCAGCAGGAGGAGCCTGCGAGCCTTACCAGCCTCAAGAAGGCCCTCCCAGGCAGATGATACTGCATGCTCACTCCTGTGAATGTCATCAGCTTTTTCTCCAGCGTAGGCCTTCTGTAGCCGTGCGGCATCATCTTGCACCTGGTTCACCTGGAAGATCAACAAAAAAGAGGGAACATTAAGGTTTTAATGAAAATGGCCTCACTGGTGTCACACACAAGACTTGTACTAAATGATAGCTCACCTGTCCACTCAAAGCTTGAATATCATGCTCGTAAGTGTTGTGCTGTCTGTGTAGATGCTGTACAGTGTTCAGATCACGACCCAGGTCAGAGGGCAAGGCCTCTCTCTTTTCTTTAACACGTCCTAACACTTCCATGGCATCTTGATGGAAGCGATGCAACTCATACGATGCTGCCAAcatctgtgtgcgtgtgtctatAAGCTCCAGCAGGTCAGCCCATGCATCATTTAAGCCATCCTTCCACTCAGCCACACTAGCATTTTCAGGGTGACCTGACTCAATCAGGTCATCTGCCAGCGCATTTACACCGTCAACACGCTCTTGGCCAATAGTACTGGTGTCACGAGCAAACTCACGGAACTTGTCCCTCAGCATCTGTGGAGAGATATCGGAGCAAAAGTGAGCAACATGTTTCATTTAGCTTAACTCAGCTCACGGtcttcaatacatgtaaatgaggaaaaaaaactcacTGTAACATGTTCATAGTCCTGTCCTAGTTCATGTGAGCCAGCGACCACCTCCCTCTCGGCAATCCACTGTTCCAGGTCATCCACCTCCCGCTTGAGCTGGGTCAGCCGCAGTCTCTCCTGTAACCGCCCACGACGCTCCTCAGCAAGATCTTTCAACCCTGCATAGAGCTTGTCCACTTGTGCTTGCCGTAAGTTGATTCTCTCACTGGTAAAATTGAAGAAGACATGTCATCATTCACATcatacaacaaataaataaagcggAAATGGCACAGGTTTCACAACACACCCACTGGGGCTTCTCACCTCTCTGGATGTTCACTGGTTACCATGAGGCGGCTGCTGTTGGCAAGCTGGTGAATAGTCTGGGCATAGTCTTCAAGGGCTTGTTCCAGGGTTTGATGCTTCTTGACCATCACTAGTGCACTTTGCTCATCCTTGGACACAAAAAATAGTGAAGTTTTCACAAGGTACAAGACTGCGAGAGAAGAGTAATTCTGTCTTAATTTTTTCTCAGCACACCTTTGCCTTTTCTTCAGACATCATATGTAGCTCTTGCTCTCCCATCCAAGCTTCTGCTTCCGCAGCATCAGCATAGAACTGCTGGGCCCGATTAGCCTCTATTAGACGGCCATGACGCTTGTCTGTTTCAGCAATCAGCTGGTCCCAGAGGTCCTTCAGCTCAACAAGGCGCTCCTCGAGGACAGATTGCCTCTCTCCATCTACCTGGCTTTGAGTTTGGCCTCGTCTATGGATATCATCAATGCGAGGCTGATGACCCTGGATCTCCTTCTGCAATGTCTGATGTAGAAACAGGAGGTGTTTTTAGCATTGGTTTGGCAGTTACTGCCTCTCACGTGTGTCTCAGATCCTTAtatcataaacctgttttctgaATAAGACATGTATACACTTATATTAAAGTTGTATTAAATTTTGAGTAAAGTGTATGTAAAGTGTACAGTTGAACATCTAATAATACGAGGTATATTTCAATTCATTCGTTGTACCTGGTTCTTCTTGATTAGTAGCTGTACAGTGGGCAAGTCCTTTCCGTGGTCTGTAGAAGTTGCCAGGGGCATTCGCTCTTTTACCCAcagctgagagaaaaaaaatacatcaatttgaaaaatattagagatcaaatttagccaaaACAGCATATACACTTTCCTATCCTTGTATGTTATTTATGCAGTTAACAAGGCAATCCAACTCACTATTTCATCCTCTAAATCTCTGTTGAACTGATGGGCTTCTTTAGAGGCCAACAGTTGCTGCCTCCTGAGCCTGAGGGGCTCCTGAAGGCTGGAAAAATTGTCAGTAACACGCCTTTGCTGACCATCTACTTCAGCAAGTCCAGCATCTTCCTGGGAGAGTGCCAGagcctgagtctgcagggacTGGACCTCCTTCTCGCGGACCTCCATTTGGTGCTCCAGCATCTatagaagaaataaaaatatacaggACAAAATAGTCATGAAGCAGTCTGCACTAAATAAAGCAGTTGTACAGGCAATGGGCTAAGTAAGTTCAAGATCTATAAACATTAACCTGACATGTATGTAACTTTTCATTTCTTTCCTCTTTAAGACCAAATATAAATTGCCGTTTGGACTGATGAGAGATGAACACATAGATTGTGAATGCTAGTACAGTGTACAAATGGGATTAAACAATAGGATTTACCTGGTGTTTTTTGAGCAGAATGTTAACACTGGTCAAATCCTTGCCATAGTCATCACTGTGCAACTGACCCTCAAGGTTTTTCAGCCAGACATCCAGAGCCGAGCAGCTCTGCGTAAAGAGCTCTGCCCTGTTAGCATCAAACAAGCACTGGGCCTTTGTTTGGGTAGTGCCTTCCAGCTCCTCCCACTGACGCTGAAGATCCTCCAGAGTCTGCTGGACAACTGGTTTCAACTCAGGCTTCTCTGCAACTAGTGCCTGTCCTTCCTGTTAGAACACACACAGCAATATAAACTTCGCACTCATTTCAATAATTTGGCTACCTCagtgttgacaaaaacaaaactgattgAAAATGACTTGGCATTACTTATCAGTCACATTTACTTGACTTTACAGGTTTTTCCTCACATGTGTATGAATTATAAAAAAGTCCCACCTTATCAATTTTGTCCAACCAGTCTTTGTTTGAGGCCAGCTCTGCCATAAATGCCTGGTGTTTCTGCCACTTGCTGTGAAGATTTCTGGCCTCGTCATATGACATGTCCTGAGCTGTCAGCATTTTCTCATTGATCCACAACGTCAGCTACAGGAAAAGGAGTATAGTCATGAAATAATTGCACTCACTAataatataatgaaataaaacatcCTTTGACTttacaaaatatgactttttttattaCCTCCTGTCCATCTTGAAGGAAATGTTGAAGTTCACGGTTGTCTTTAAGCTTTGCCAGCAGCTCATTTGCAGCCTGCTTATTCTTAAGATGcctaaaaaatttatttaaagttaaataagcaattaagcaaaataagcaataagcaaattaaaacaaaaaaatattaacaggATTTAGTTCCTTGTTTCATATCTGTTCTAACCTTTCCTGGATGGAGTCAACTTTTTCCTGGATCTTATCAGAGTTAGCATTACAGTCATTAATAAGGCGCCGTCCAGCCTCCACTACACCAGTTATCTTCTCCTCACTGGCTTCTGTGGTGGTGAGGAAATCCTCATGTTTCTTAATGGCCTCCTCTGCCCCCTGAAGGCTGGTGGGCATTTCTGTATGGGACAGCACATACTCCTACACAGACAAGAAAAGAATGTAAGAATACTGTGCTGAGgacaaaataatttgaaaactCTACTTATTCAAGACACATTTTAAACTGTGTTGAATGCTGAAAATGACAattttacaatttaaatttttacaaataaaaagcaaaacaaataaacagatttGCTGAAGCGGAATCTTTGTGCTGTAAAAAATTATGATATTGCTAGGAAAGGCAGATGAAGCACTGAGAAAACTAACATTATATTTCTAACCCACTACTTTAACTGTACCCTGCTCAAAGACTTAATTATGGATGGTCATATATTTCTCACTCACTTAGCTATTTGGCTTTGCGACCTATGCGTGACTGAAGACAATGATTTGTGTCTCAGTGAGGCACATAGCTCTGGCATTTTTTCTAACCTGACTGTTGAGGAAAGCTTCTGCCTGCTTTGCATCTCTCAGGAAAGTCTGGAAGTCAAAGGCTTGGGCCAGGAGACTGTGCCGGTTCTCCCACATGCGACGCAACTCATGCCAGCCAGTATCCAGTGCCTGGAGCCTTTGGGCCAAGAACATGTGCTGGGCATCTGTTTGACCCTGAGTCACCTCCTCACCAACTGCTCGCATCTTCTCATAGTCATCCTTGTAGTTATCCACCTCATTCTTGATACTCTCATGCTGAGCTAGCAAACTCTCAGCCTCGGGCAGAGAAGTAGGAATGTCCTCTGAGGCCACAGCAGTTTGGGTGCGGGATAACCAGGACTGGAAGTCATCAAGATCTCTAAGGAAGCCCTGAAGCTTGCTTG
The Sphaeramia orbicularis chromosome 14, fSphaOr1.1, whole genome shotgun sequence DNA segment above includes these coding regions:
- the sptbn2 gene encoding spectrin family protein isoform X1 produces the protein MSTISPTDFDSLEIQQQYNDINNRWDLAAETDWDNENSSARLFERSRIKALADEREAVQKKTFTKWVNSHLGRVTCRIGDLYTDLRDGRMLIRLLEVLSGEQLPKPTKGRMRIHCLENVDKALQFLKEQKVHLENMGSHDIVDGNHRLTLGLIWTIILRFQIQDISVETEDNKEKKSAKDALLLWCQMKTAGYPNVNIHNFTTSWRDGLAFNAIVHKHRPDLIEFDNLKRSNAHYNLQNAFNVAEKELGLTKLLDPEDVNVDQPDEKSIITYVATYYHYFSKMKALAVEGKRIGKVLDYAIEADQLIEKYETLASELLQWIEQTIVTLNDRQLANSLSAVQNQLQAFNSYRTVEKPPKFTEKGNLEVLLFTIQSKMRANNQKVYMPREGKLISDINKAWERLEKAEHERELALRNELIRQEKLEMLAARFDRKAAMRETWLSENQRLVSQDNFGTDLGAVEAATRKHEAIETDIGAYWERVAAVEAVAKELEAESYHDVRRILARRDNVLRLWEYLKELLAARRERLNAHRDLQRLFQEMRYIMDWMGDMKGRLQSHDSGKHLHDVLDLLQKHTLVEADISAQAERIKGVQGAATRFTSYEQPYKPCEPALVSEKVDTLGEAYNELGQLVVKRRERLEDSRRLWQFLWDLGEEAAWIREQEQILSSGDCGRDLSSALHLLSKHEAFRDEMAARYGPLSHSIAAGEALINEGHFGAPEVTERIHDIRAQWTHLEETTKLREQSLKEAVALHQFQTDANDMEAWIMETLRQVSSQEVGHDEFSTQTLARKQREIEEEIQSHHPLIDSLHEQAQALPQAYLSSPQVDGRLPAIEQRYEELESLSAARRQALEGALALYRMFSEAGACQLWVEEKEQWLHGMEIPTKLEDLEVVQQRFETLEPEMNNLGTRVTDVNVVAEQLLSSDNCSKDQIHQTRDQLNNRWKEFQQLSGQKKQALESALNIQNYHLECNEIQTWMKEKTKVIESTQSLGNDLAGVMALQRKLAGMERDLEAIQGKLDDLRNEAEKLANEHPDQAGEIQGRLAEIQEVWEELNSTMKRREESLGEASKLQGFLRDLDDFQSWLSRTQTAVASEDIPTSLPEAESLLAQHESIKNEVDNYKDDYEKMRAVGEEVTQGQTDAQHMFLAQRLQALDTGWHELRRMWENRHSLLAQAFDFQTFLRDAKQAEAFLNSQEYVLSHTEMPTSLQGAEEAIKKHEDFLTTTEASEEKITGVVEAGRRLINDCNANSDKIQEKVDSIQERHLKNKQAANELLAKLKDNRELQHFLQDGQELTLWINEKMLTAQDMSYDEARNLHSKWQKHQAFMAELASNKDWLDKIDKEGQALVAEKPELKPVVQQTLEDLQRQWEELEGTTQTKAQCLFDANRAELFTQSCSALDVWLKNLEGQLHSDDYGKDLTSVNILLKKHQMLEHQMEVREKEVQSLQTQALALSQEDAGLAEVDGQQRRVTDNFSSLQEPLRLRRQQLLASKEAHQFNRDLEDEILWVKERMPLATSTDHGKDLPTVQLLIKKNQTLQKEIQGHQPRIDDIHRRGQTQSQVDGERQSVLEERLVELKDLWDQLIAETDKRHGRLIEANRAQQFYADAAEAEAWMGEQELHMMSEEKAKDEQSALVMVKKHQTLEQALEDYAQTIHQLANSSRLMVTSEHPESERINLRQAQVDKLYAGLKDLAEERRGRLQERLRLTQLKREVDDLEQWIAEREVVAGSHELGQDYEHVTMLRDKFREFARDTSTIGQERVDGVNALADDLIESGHPENASVAEWKDGLNDAWADLLELIDTRTQMLAASYELHRFHQDAMEVLGRVKEKREALPSDLGRDLNTVQHLHRQHNTYEHDIQALSGQVNQVQDDAARLQKAYAGEKADDIHRSEHAVSSAWEGLLEAGKARRLLLLDTVEKFRFFNMVRDLMLWMDGVNLQIDAHDSPRDVSSAGLVIANHQDIKSEIETRADSFTACIEMGNTLINNNHYAADEIREKLAQLQEKRDKINKKWQDKMDHLQIVLEVLQFGRDAYVAESWLAGQEPLVRAAELGSNVDEVESLIKRHEAFEKLAAAWEERFVLLEKLTTLEENEIQRRLEEEERARRPPTPPPAEEVAQSETESQIHDSAARTSLDQTTLNQSVSVNGVHSDNDTSQQSLSLSLSVGKKSEPKRVCKPKQPERGSESDSVNGPGRDSGLASSRLEPSATLPSRGGAESEPETMEGMLCRKQEMESHSKKAATRSWQNVYCVLRKGSLGFYKDNKSASNGIPYHGEVPISLGEAVCEVAHDYKKRKHVFKLRLGDGKEYLFQAKDEAEMNSWIRSIHISIPAGSSDSPGAPRALSRAMTMPPISPSSGDAGGVTMRNKEGKEKDREKRFSFFGKKK